The following proteins are encoded in a genomic region of Synechococcus sp. CBW1002:
- the rlmN gene encoding 23S rRNA (adenine(2503)-C(2))-methyltransferase RlmN produces the protein MVSSAAVPLLGMGLAELESWAQSQGQPAFRGRQLHDWIYAKGARRLSDVSALPKAWRDSLAAVPPEGSSDWIGRSSELHRSVARDGTTKLLLGTADGLSLEAVGIPAEGRLTVCVSSQVGCPMACRFCATGKGGLQRSLAVHEIVDQVLSVRQAMDLRPSHVVFMGMGEPLLNTDAVLAAIDCLCRDLGMAQRQITVSTVGVPRTLPTLAERALERLGRAQFTLAVSLHAPDQRLREELIPTAHAYPIETLLEDCRRYVAITGRRVSFEYILLGGLNDHPRQAAALAQRLRGFQSHVNLIPYNPIAEEEFQRPSSERVEAFRRALQERHVAVSVRASRGLDQDAACGQLRRRLTPA, from the coding sequence ATGGTGAGCTCGGCGGCTGTGCCTCTGCTGGGGATGGGGCTGGCGGAGCTGGAGTCGTGGGCGCAATCCCAGGGCCAGCCAGCCTTTCGTGGCCGGCAGCTGCACGACTGGATCTATGCCAAAGGAGCCCGGCGTCTCTCGGATGTCTCGGCGCTGCCGAAGGCCTGGCGCGACAGCCTGGCCGCCGTGCCACCAGAGGGTTCCTCTGACTGGATCGGTCGCTCCAGCGAGCTGCACCGCAGCGTCGCCCGCGACGGCACCACCAAATTGCTGCTGGGCACCGCCGACGGCCTCAGCCTGGAAGCCGTTGGAATTCCGGCGGAGGGGCGCCTCACGGTGTGTGTCAGCAGCCAGGTGGGCTGCCCGATGGCCTGCCGCTTCTGCGCCACGGGAAAGGGCGGCCTGCAACGCTCCCTGGCCGTGCACGAGATCGTGGATCAGGTGCTGAGTGTGCGCCAGGCGATGGATCTGCGCCCCAGCCATGTGGTGTTCATGGGCATGGGCGAACCGCTGCTCAACACGGACGCTGTGCTGGCGGCCATCGATTGTCTCTGCCGCGATCTGGGCATGGCCCAGCGTCAGATCACCGTGAGCACGGTGGGTGTGCCGCGCACGCTGCCGACTCTGGCCGAACGGGCTCTGGAGCGCCTGGGCCGGGCCCAGTTCACCTTGGCCGTGAGCCTGCATGCACCGGATCAGCGGCTGCGGGAGGAGTTGATCCCCACCGCCCATGCCTACCCGATCGAGACGTTGCTGGAGGATTGCCGCCGCTACGTGGCGATCACCGGCCGGCGGGTGAGTTTCGAATACATCCTGCTCGGTGGTCTCAACGATCACCCCCGTCAGGCGGCGGCCCTGGCCCAGCGGCTGCGGGGGTTCCAGAGCCACGTGAATCTGATTCCCTACAACCCGATTGCGGAGGAGGAATTTCAGCGCCCCAGCTCTGAGCGGGTGGAGGCCTTCCGGCGCGCGTTGCAGGAGCGGCATGTGGCCGTGAGTGTGCGGGCCAGCCGAGGCCTGGATCAGGATGCGGCCTGCGGGCAGCTGCGCCGACGCCTCACGCCGGCCTGA
- a CDS encoding chlorophyll a/b-binding protein, with protein MTATATPVPQRRLPRFGFHTHNERLHGRLAMLGFMALLGVEWFLGHGLLVTP; from the coding sequence ATGACCGCCACCGCCACTCCGGTTCCCCAGCGTCGATTGCCGCGCTTCGGCTTTCACACCCATAACGAGAGGCTGCATGGCCGCCTCGCCATGCTCGGTTTCATGGCATTGCTGGGTGTGGAATGGTTTCTGGGGCATGGGCTGCTGGTGACCCCCTGA
- a CDS encoding MFS transporter has translation MASERMASEPAATPGPAQHRETDGTVRRLVAVSAEGVASGAPLMVGSKLLQGWLTASGVPLALIGLIPLAELPYTLKLFWAPLLDRWPIPWPDRRRGWLLLMQVMLVAVIAAMALLRPSTDPASLTAIGIAALVLAICSATQDIAVDAYRTDLLPEHERGPGAAAAALGYRAAMLAIGAGGFLLAGRYGWPAAFLAAAALVGAVIPFTLTAPKLRPVDHAVTSLRQAVLGPAREFVRRAGPSRTWQLLLLVLLYRWPDGLLSAMAIPFLQLRGFSEAEIGLVQGGWAIGATIVGTVLGGALFAWLGMNRSLWLFALAGALGNLSYWALARFGGGFAGLIAAVSLENVSGGMVGAVFVALLMSLCNPRFSATQYALLSGVYAMSRSILSAPAGVVAERVGWPGFFLFTVAAAVPAFLLLARLAPWNEAEARGAFDPAKDPT, from the coding sequence ATGGCGTCTGAACGGATGGCGTCTGAGCCGGCAGCGACCCCTGGCCCCGCGCAGCACCGAGAGACAGACGGCACCGTCCGCCGCCTCGTGGCCGTGAGCGCCGAGGGTGTGGCCAGCGGCGCCCCGTTGATGGTGGGCAGCAAGCTGCTGCAGGGCTGGCTCACCGCCAGCGGCGTCCCCCTGGCGCTGATCGGCCTGATTCCGCTGGCGGAACTGCCGTACACGCTGAAGCTGTTCTGGGCGCCCCTGCTCGACCGCTGGCCGATCCCCTGGCCCGACCGGCGGCGGGGCTGGCTGCTGCTGATGCAGGTGATGCTTGTGGCGGTGATCGCCGCCATGGCGCTGCTGCGGCCCAGCACCGACCCGGCCAGCCTCACGGCCATCGGCATCGCAGCGCTGGTACTGGCGATCTGCAGCGCCACCCAGGACATTGCCGTGGATGCCTACCGCACTGACCTGCTGCCGGAACACGAGCGCGGGCCGGGCGCTGCCGCAGCGGCTTTGGGCTACCGGGCCGCCATGCTGGCCATCGGCGCCGGAGGGTTTCTGCTGGCAGGCCGCTACGGCTGGCCCGCCGCGTTCCTGGCCGCCGCCGCACTGGTGGGGGCGGTGATTCCGTTCACGCTCACGGCACCGAAGCTCAGACCGGTGGATCATGCCGTGACCAGCCTGCGCCAGGCCGTGCTGGGCCCGGCGCGGGAGTTCGTGCGCCGGGCCGGACCAAGCCGCACCTGGCAACTGCTGCTGCTGGTGCTGCTCTACCGCTGGCCCGATGGCCTGCTGAGCGCCATGGCGATTCCCTTTCTGCAGCTGCGGGGCTTCAGCGAGGCGGAGATCGGCCTGGTGCAAGGCGGCTGGGCGATCGGCGCCACCATCGTGGGCACGGTGCTGGGCGGGGCCCTGTTCGCCTGGCTGGGCATGAACCGCTCCCTGTGGCTGTTCGCCCTGGCCGGAGCCCTGGGCAACCTCAGCTACTGGGCCCTGGCGCGCTTCGGCGGCGGCTTCGCCGGACTGATCGCGGCGGTGAGCCTGGAGAACGTCAGCGGCGGCATGGTGGGCGCCGTGTTCGTGGCTCTGCTGATGAGCCTCTGCAATCCGCGCTTTTCCGCCACCCAGTACGCCTTGCTTTCAGGCGTCTATGCCATGAGCCGCTCGATCCTCTCGGCACCGGCGGGCGTGGTGGCGGAGCGGGTGGGCTGGCCCGGATTCTTCCTGTTCACGGTGGCGGCGGCCGTGCCGGCCTTTCTGCTGCTGGCGCGCCTGGCACCCTGGAACGAAGCGGAAGCCCGCGGTGCCTTCGATCCGGCCAAGGATCCCACCTGA
- a CDS encoding DNA-directed RNA polymerase subunit beta' — translation MTATSSKSSKSKAKAAAVVEPTLTAEGRNAPLSKMAPPFRNRVIDKKALRNLVAWAYKNHGTAATAAMADELKDLGFHYATQAAVSISVDDLQVPDDKPQLLREAEQQITETEERYRLGEITEVERHTKVIDTWTETNERLVNSVKRNFDENHPLNSVWMMANSGARGNMSQVRQLVGMRGLMANPQGEIIDLPIRTNFREGLTVTEYVISSYGARKGLVDTALRTADSGYLTRRLVDVAQDVIVREDDCGTTRGIVIEADEKGRFGSKLTGRLAGEPVVDANGEILVDRDGEIDPPTSKRIEAAGVRSVVVRSPLTCEASRSVCRKCYGWALAHNELVDLGEAVGIIAAQSIGEPGTQLTMRTFHTGGVSTAETGVVRSLVEGVVEFGSKARVRGFRTPHGVEAQIAETDFTLTVKPTGKGKVQKLDISSGSLLFVADGAVTPADTMLAQISSGATTKKSVEKATKDVICDLAGQVRYEDVIQPKEVTDRQGNITLKATRLGRLWVFSGDVYNLPPNAQPVVQGVKPVVTGEVLAESRLVSEYGGAVRLRESAGDSREVQIVTASLTLRDCKLVGESNHSGETWYLDGKDNSRYLLKTAPGSKIGAGEVIAELADDRFRTQTGGLVKYAPGLSIKKARSAKNGYEVSKGGTLLWIPQETHEINKDISLLMIEDGQWIEAGTEVVKDIFSQTAGIVTVTQKNDILREIIVRSGTLHLVSDSKVLSRFGEGKLVNPGEEIAPSLKAEAMVFVETVDTPEGGALLLRPVEEYTIPDEAHLPDLGSVKQSGGPSLGLKATQRLTFKDGELIKSVEGVELLRTQLILDTFDTTPQMTVDVEVVPDKRAKTIERLQLVILESLLVRRDTLSDASHGSTHTELQVQDGDSVKSGDVVATTQILCKYDGVVQLPELQADEPVRRLIVEREGDTHSIPLGSAAPLVAIGQRVVDGDVLAEGLVAPCCGQVEEIEGGVVTIRLGRPYMVSPDSVLHVRDGELVQRGDGLALLVFERQKTGDIVQGLPRIEELLEARRPRDSAVLCRKNGTVQIKQGDDDDSITVSVIEADDAITEYPILLGRNVMVSDGQQVTAGELLTDGPINPHELLECFFEDRRSRKPTMEAAQEAISQLQYRMVQEVQNVYKSQGVSIDDKHIEVIVRQMTSKVRIEDAGDTTLLPGELIELRQVEQVNSAMAITGGAPSEFTPVLLGITKASLNTDSFISAASFQETTRVLTEAAIEGKSDWLRGLKENVIIGRLIPAGTGFGGFEEELRAEAGPHPDILEEENASYRRMQNLRPDYTVELPSPASSTAVLDDPSDADLEATRSRHGIEGSSYAAFTRPGADDGLQEELIPDPDAVEGLQEEGLLSDD, via the coding sequence ATGACCGCCACCTCGTCCAAATCCAGCAAATCCAAGGCCAAAGCCGCTGCGGTTGTTGAGCCCACCCTCACAGCCGAGGGCCGCAACGCGCCGCTGAGCAAGATGGCGCCGCCGTTCCGCAACCGCGTGATCGACAAGAAGGCCCTCCGCAACCTGGTGGCCTGGGCCTACAAGAACCATGGCACCGCCGCTACGGCGGCTATGGCCGACGAGCTCAAGGACCTTGGTTTCCACTACGCCACCCAGGCCGCCGTGTCGATCTCGGTCGACGACCTGCAGGTTCCGGACGACAAGCCGCAGCTGCTGCGAGAGGCAGAGCAGCAGATCACCGAAACAGAGGAGCGCTATCGCCTGGGTGAGATCACCGAGGTGGAGCGTCACACCAAGGTGATCGACACCTGGACCGAAACCAACGAGCGTCTCGTCAACTCCGTGAAGCGGAACTTCGATGAGAATCATCCGCTCAATTCGGTGTGGATGATGGCCAACTCCGGCGCCCGGGGCAACATGTCCCAGGTGCGTCAGTTGGTCGGCATGCGCGGCCTGATGGCCAACCCCCAGGGGGAGATCATCGACCTGCCGATCCGCACCAACTTCCGTGAGGGGCTCACGGTCACCGAATATGTGATCTCCTCCTACGGAGCCCGCAAGGGTCTGGTGGATACGGCCCTGCGTACCGCAGACTCCGGTTACCTCACCCGCCGTCTGGTGGATGTGGCCCAGGATGTGATCGTCCGGGAGGACGATTGCGGCACCACCCGCGGGATCGTGATTGAGGCCGATGAGAAGGGCCGCTTCGGTTCCAAGCTCACCGGTCGCCTCGCGGGTGAACCGGTGGTTGACGCCAATGGTGAGATTCTGGTGGACCGCGATGGAGAAATCGATCCTCCGACCTCCAAGCGGATTGAGGCCGCTGGGGTGCGCTCCGTGGTGGTGCGATCGCCGCTCACCTGTGAAGCGTCACGTTCTGTCTGCCGCAAGTGCTATGGCTGGGCCCTGGCGCACAACGAACTTGTCGACCTGGGTGAGGCCGTCGGCATCATCGCGGCCCAGTCGATCGGTGAGCCGGGCACCCAGCTCACGATGCGGACATTCCACACCGGTGGTGTGTCCACCGCTGAAACCGGTGTGGTGCGCTCTTTGGTCGAGGGTGTGGTTGAGTTCGGATCCAAGGCGCGCGTGCGTGGTTTCCGCACGCCCCACGGCGTCGAAGCGCAGATTGCCGAAACCGATTTCACCCTGACGGTGAAACCGACGGGCAAGGGCAAAGTCCAGAAGCTGGACATCAGCAGCGGTTCGCTGCTGTTCGTTGCCGATGGCGCCGTCACCCCCGCCGACACGATGCTGGCCCAGATCTCATCCGGTGCCACCACCAAAAAGAGCGTTGAAAAGGCCACCAAGGATGTGATCTGCGACCTGGCCGGCCAGGTGCGTTACGAGGATGTGATTCAGCCCAAGGAGGTCACTGACCGCCAGGGGAACATCACCCTCAAGGCCACCCGCCTGGGTCGGCTCTGGGTGTTCAGTGGTGATGTCTATAACCTTCCTCCCAATGCCCAGCCGGTGGTTCAGGGTGTCAAGCCGGTGGTGACAGGTGAGGTGCTGGCGGAGAGTCGTCTGGTCAGTGAGTACGGCGGCGCCGTGCGGCTGCGGGAGTCGGCTGGAGATTCCCGTGAAGTGCAGATTGTGACGGCCAGCCTCACCCTGCGCGACTGCAAGCTGGTTGGTGAGTCCAACCACTCGGGTGAAACCTGGTATCTCGATGGCAAGGACAACAGCCGCTATCTGCTCAAGACAGCTCCCGGCAGCAAGATCGGTGCCGGTGAGGTGATCGCCGAGCTGGCGGATGACCGATTCCGCACCCAGACCGGCGGCTTGGTGAAGTATGCCCCCGGCCTGTCGATCAAGAAGGCTCGCAGTGCCAAGAACGGCTATGAGGTGAGCAAGGGTGGCACGCTGCTGTGGATCCCGCAGGAGACCCATGAAATCAACAAAGACATCTCCTTGTTGATGATTGAAGACGGCCAGTGGATCGAAGCTGGAACGGAGGTGGTCAAGGACATCTTCAGCCAGACCGCCGGCATTGTGACGGTGACGCAGAAGAACGACATTCTGCGGGAGATCATTGTTCGCTCCGGCACCCTGCATCTGGTGTCCGACAGCAAAGTGCTCAGCCGTTTCGGCGAGGGCAAACTGGTCAATCCTGGCGAAGAGATTGCACCGTCCCTCAAGGCCGAGGCCATGGTGTTTGTCGAGACGGTCGATACGCCTGAGGGTGGCGCCCTGCTGCTTCGTCCGGTGGAGGAATACACCATCCCTGATGAGGCCCATCTGCCCGATCTTGGCTCGGTCAAGCAGAGTGGTGGTCCCTCCCTGGGGCTCAAGGCCACGCAACGTCTCACCTTCAAGGATGGTGAGTTGATCAAGAGCGTCGAGGGTGTGGAGTTGCTGCGCACCCAGCTGATTCTCGACACCTTCGACACGACACCCCAGATGACGGTGGACGTGGAGGTTGTGCCCGACAAACGGGCCAAGACGATCGAACGGCTGCAGCTGGTGATTCTCGAATCCCTGCTGGTCCGCCGCGATACCCTGTCAGATGCCAGCCATGGCTCCACCCACACTGAGCTGCAGGTGCAGGACGGCGATTCTGTCAAGAGCGGGGATGTGGTGGCAACCACCCAGATCCTCTGCAAGTACGACGGCGTGGTCCAGCTGCCTGAACTGCAGGCTGACGAGCCGGTGCGTCGCTTGATTGTGGAGCGCGAAGGCGACACCCATTCCATCCCCCTCGGGTCCGCTGCTCCCCTGGTGGCCATTGGACAGCGGGTTGTGGATGGCGATGTTCTGGCTGAGGGCCTCGTTGCTCCCTGCTGCGGCCAGGTGGAGGAGATCGAGGGCGGCGTTGTGACGATCCGTCTGGGGCGTCCCTACATGGTCTCGCCCGATTCGGTGCTGCACGTGCGTGACGGTGAGCTGGTGCAGCGTGGGGACGGCCTTGCCCTGCTGGTGTTCGAACGTCAGAAGACCGGCGACATCGTGCAGGGTCTGCCGCGGATCGAAGAATTGCTCGAGGCGCGCCGCCCGCGGGATTCCGCCGTGCTCTGCCGCAAGAACGGCACGGTTCAGATCAAGCAGGGTGACGACGATGATTCGATCACGGTGTCGGTGATCGAGGCCGATGACGCCATCACCGAGTACCCGATCCTGCTGGGCCGCAACGTGATGGTCAGCGACGGCCAGCAGGTGACGGCCGGTGAGCTGCTCACCGATGGTCCGATCAACCCCCACGAGCTGCTGGAGTGCTTCTTCGAAGATCGCCGCAGCCGCAAACCCACCATGGAGGCGGCTCAGGAGGCGATCTCACAACTGCAATACCGCATGGTGCAGGAAGTGCAGAACGTCTACAAGAGCCAGGGCGTCTCGATCGATGACAAGCACATCGAGGTGATCGTGCGGCAGATGACCAGCAAGGTGCGGATCGAGGACGCGGGCGATACCACTCTGCTGCCCGGCGAACTGATCGAGTTGCGTCAGGTGGAGCAGGTCAATTCGGCCATGGCGATCACCGGTGGTGCTCCTTCCGAGTTCACACCGGTGCTGCTGGGGATCACCAAGGCCTCGCTCAACACCGACAGCTTCATCTCGGCGGCCTCCTTCCAGGAAACCACCCGGGTGCTGACCGAGGCGGCGATCGAGGGCAAGAGCGACTGGCTGCGGGGACTCAAGGAGAACGTGATTATCGGTCGCCTGATCCCTGCGGGCACCGGCTTCGGCGGCTTCGAAGAGGAGCTGCGCGCTGAGGCGGGCCCCCATCCCGACATCCTCGAGGAGGAGAACGCCAGCTACCGCCGCATGCAGAACCTCCGCCCCGATTACACGGTGGAACTCCCCTCACCGGCCAGTTCCACCGCGGTGCTCGACGATCCCTCCGATGCGGATCTCGAAGCCACCCGCAGCCGTCATGGCATCGAGGGCAGCAGTTATGCCGCCTTCACGCGCCCCGGGGCAGACGATGGCCTGCAGGAGGAGTTGATCCCTGACCCCGATGCCGTCGAGGGTCTGCAGGAGGAGGGGTTGCTGAGCGACGATTGA
- a CDS encoding HEAT repeat domain-containing protein → MSEDHQPSDPRDPQAEPGATPPQWLSPPELALDPDVLARELAEELLGDPLDELDSLGPESFDVAAECDAGLELLQGSHDQRMQGLRIFCEHRDPRSNPLLLPLLGASCPIVRMSAVYALGRNPHPLAVEPLLGLLSGDDNGYVRKAVAWSLGNYPEAPILNPLIRALQVDVAAVRLWAASSLADAGSTGPAKADPAAAQLLQSLRIDSEPAVRSNSAWALGRLYPELVEPRQQDVVQTLLHTMLEDGESSVRDEARIALEQLEQPDVLERLQTLVEEGLLS, encoded by the coding sequence ATGAGCGAAGACCATCAGCCCTCCGATCCGCGTGATCCTCAGGCCGAGCCTGGCGCCACGCCCCCCCAGTGGCTCAGTCCGCCCGAGCTGGCCCTTGATCCGGATGTGCTGGCCCGCGAGCTCGCGGAGGAACTGCTCGGTGACCCGCTCGATGAGCTCGACAGCCTCGGGCCGGAATCGTTCGATGTGGCGGCCGAATGCGATGCCGGTCTGGAGCTGCTGCAGGGCAGCCACGACCAGCGCATGCAGGGTCTGCGGATCTTCTGTGAGCATCGCGATCCGCGCTCCAACCCCCTGCTGCTGCCTCTGCTGGGTGCCAGCTGCCCGATCGTGCGCATGAGTGCGGTCTATGCCCTCGGGCGCAATCCCCATCCTCTGGCCGTGGAGCCCCTGCTGGGTCTGCTCTCCGGCGACGACAACGGCTATGTCCGCAAGGCGGTGGCCTGGAGTCTGGGCAATTACCCCGAGGCGCCGATTCTCAATCCCCTGATCCGAGCCCTGCAGGTGGACGTGGCGGCGGTGCGGCTCTGGGCGGCCAGTTCCCTGGCGGACGCGGGCAGCACAGGGCCAGCCAAGGCCGATCCCGCGGCGGCCCAGCTACTGCAGAGCCTGCGGATCGACAGTGAACCCGCCGTGCGCAGCAACAGCGCCTGGGCCCTGGGTCGCCTCTATCCGGAACTGGTGGAACCCCGCCAGCAGGACGTGGTGCAGACCCTGCTGCACACCATGCTCGAAGACGGTGAATCGAGCGTGCGGGACGAGGCGCGGATCGCCCTCGAGCAGTTGGAGCAGCCGGATGTGCTGGAACGGCTGCAGACCCTGGTGGAGGAGGGCCTGCTCAGCTGA